A genome region from Thermoanaerobacterium xylanolyticum LX-11 includes the following:
- a CDS encoding YceD family protein — MKIDLSKIKGHRGRSIEVNYVENLSVLEANSNRYVVIKPITVTGSITHDSEGIVLKLLARGAIKVTCDRCLDEFEYEFVIPIDEVVNESDDEFSGEVEDEKLDLTKIVIENVELSLPMKFICSDDCKGLCPTCGKNLNHEKCDCQIKEIDPRLSVLNKLLQKM, encoded by the coding sequence ATGAAAATTGATTTATCAAAAATTAAGGGACATAGGGGTCGCAGCATTGAAGTCAACTACGTAGAAAATCTGAGTGTTCTTGAGGCAAATAGCAACAGATACGTGGTTATAAAGCCAATTACCGTTACTGGAAGCATAACACACGACAGTGAAGGGATAGTTTTAAAGCTTTTAGCACGTGGGGCTATTAAAGTAACATGCGATAGGTGCCTTGATGAATTCGAGTATGAGTTTGTAATACCGATTGATGAAGTAGTGAACGAGTCTGATGATGAATTTTCTGGTGAAGTGGAAGATGAAAAGCTTGATTTGACGAAGATTGTAATTGAAAATGTAGAACTTTCTCTTCCGATGAAATTCATTTGCTCCGATGATTGCAAGGGTCTATGTCCTACTTGTGGTAAAAATCTTAATCATGAAAAATGCGATTGCCAAATAAAAGAAATTGATCCACGCCTTTCAGTTTTGAATAAATTACTGCAGAAGATGTAG
- the rpmF gene encoding 50S ribosomal protein L32, translating into MPVPKRRTSKARRDKRRHSHSLAVPAYVLCPQCHEPKLPHRVCLSCGYYDGKEVLKVEEK; encoded by the coding sequence ATGCCAGTTCCAAAGCGTAGAACATCTAAGGCAAGAAGAGATAAGAGAAGGCATAGCCATAGTTTAGCTGTACCTGCTTATGTTTTGTGCCCACAATGTCACGAACCAAAATTGCCTCACAGAGTTTGCTTAAGCTGTGGTTATTACGATGGTAAAGAGGTATTGAAAGTGGAAGAAAAGTAA
- the recG gene encoding ATP-dependent DNA helicase RecG, translating into MDLSKPIQYVKGVGPKRALLLKRIGIETVKDALEYYPREYEDREKIIPIDMLKIGEKQTFKAYIAGKAREYRIKGLIITKIPVKDGSGALELVWYNQPYVKNNFKLGEEYIINGRISYKYGQVYVENPTMDKSDVLNLNAGRIVPIYKLTDGLSQKILRNIIYSLLKEYINEIEEIFDEDFLTEYNLLGIRKAIKNIHFPESPEMLERAKYRLIFQEFFILQLGLNLIKNRYDIDKSGIKFKHVDLSEFLNNLKFTFTKAQDKALNEILNDMYSGKVMNRLLQGDVGSGKTIIAAAAMYVAVKNGYQASILTPTEILAKQHYLSLKELYDKLGVKTELLTGSISNKRKNLIIEKVKNGEIDVLVGTHSLIEDNVQFKNLGLAITDEQHRFGVRQRAMFKNKGNQTNVLVMTATPIPRTLALMLYGDLDISIIDELPPGRKKVETYAISGALRERAYKFVVNEIKKGHQAYIVCPLIEDSQTIYAKSAEVVYEEIYKGVFKDFRVGLVHGGMNSNDKDKVMSEFVDGEIDILVSTTVIEVGVNVPNATVIVIENAERFGLAQLHQLRGRVGRSSHQSYCILIAYSYSDVVKKRLKVMTETNDGFKIAEKDLEIRGPGEFFGVKQHGLPELKLANLFDDIEILKLAQKAVERFISYDGNFERHSKMKAELIERFRDKLEGIILN; encoded by the coding sequence ATGGATCTTTCAAAACCAATACAATATGTAAAAGGTGTTGGTCCAAAGAGGGCATTGCTGCTTAAAAGAATTGGTATTGAGACTGTTAAGGATGCATTAGAGTATTATCCCAGAGAATATGAAGACAGAGAGAAAATAATTCCTATAGATATGTTGAAGATTGGTGAAAAGCAAACTTTTAAGGCTTACATCGCAGGGAAAGCGAGAGAGTATAGGATTAAGGGGCTAATAATCACGAAAATACCTGTTAAAGATGGAAGTGGGGCTTTGGAACTTGTTTGGTACAACCAGCCGTATGTTAAAAATAATTTCAAATTAGGTGAAGAGTATATAATAAATGGCAGGATTTCCTATAAATATGGACAAGTGTACGTGGAAAACCCAACTATGGATAAAAGTGATGTTTTAAATCTAAATGCAGGACGAATTGTGCCGATATATAAGTTGACAGATGGATTAAGTCAAAAGATTTTAAGAAATATAATTTATAGCCTTCTAAAAGAGTATATAAATGAAATAGAAGAAATTTTTGACGAAGATTTTTTGACAGAATATAATTTGTTGGGAATAAGAAAAGCCATAAAAAACATCCATTTTCCAGAGTCACCAGAAATGTTAGAGAGAGCTAAATATAGACTTATATTTCAAGAATTTTTTATTTTGCAATTGGGGTTAAATTTGATTAAAAATAGGTATGATATTGATAAATCAGGTATAAAGTTTAAACATGTAGATTTAAGCGAATTTTTAAACAATTTAAAATTTACATTTACTAAAGCACAGGATAAAGCTTTAAACGAAATCTTAAATGACATGTATTCAGGAAAAGTGATGAATAGACTTTTACAAGGTGATGTTGGCTCTGGCAAGACAATCATAGCGGCAGCAGCAATGTACGTTGCGGTAAAGAATGGATATCAGGCATCCATATTGACACCAACAGAAATACTTGCGAAGCAGCACTATTTATCATTAAAGGAGTTGTATGATAAGTTAGGTGTTAAAACGGAATTGTTGACAGGAAGCATCAGCAACAAAAGGAAAAATTTAATAATAGAGAAAGTCAAAAATGGTGAGATTGACGTATTAGTTGGTACACATTCTTTAATTGAAGATAATGTTCAGTTTAAAAATTTAGGTTTGGCAATAACAGATGAACAGCATAGATTTGGAGTTCGACAAAGGGCCATGTTTAAAAATAAGGGCAATCAAACGAATGTTCTTGTAATGACGGCAACACCTATTCCAAGAACTTTGGCACTAATGCTGTATGGAGATTTGGATATATCTATAATAGACGAATTGCCTCCAGGAAGAAAGAAAGTTGAAACGTATGCTATAAGTGGAGCTTTAAGAGAGAGGGCGTATAAATTCGTCGTAAATGAAATAAAAAAAGGACACCAAGCTTACATAGTCTGCCCACTTATAGAAGATTCACAAACTATATATGCAAAATCGGCAGAGGTGGTCTATGAAGAAATTTATAAGGGCGTTTTTAAGGATTTTAGAGTTGGCTTAGTTCATGGTGGAATGAATTCAAACGATAAGGACAAAGTGATGAGTGAATTTGTTGATGGGGAAATAGATATATTAGTTTCTACAACAGTTATTGAAGTTGGTGTAAATGTTCCAAACGCAACAGTAATTGTTATTGAAAACGCAGAGAGATTTGGATTGGCTCAGTTGCATCAATTAAGGGGGCGTGTTGGAAGATCATCACATCAATCGTATTGTATTTTGATAGCTTACTCATATTCTGATGTTGTCAAAAAAAGATTGAAGGTTATGACTGAAACAAATGATGGTTTTAAAATTGCAGAAAAAGATTTGGAGATAAGGGGACCAGGAGAATTTTTTGGAGTAAAGCAACATGGATTGCCTGAACTTAAATTGGCCAATTTATTTGATGATATAGAAATATTAAAACTGGCTCAAAAAGCTGTAGAAAGATTTATAAGTTATGATGGTAATTTTGAAAGACATAGTAAAATGAAAGCAGAATTGATAGAGAGATTTAGGGATAAATTAGAAGGAATTATACTAAATTAA
- the fapR gene encoding transcription factor FapR: protein MATKLSKRDRLKKLKIEIEKYPFYTDDELADLFSVSVQTIRLDRMELGIPELRERIKNVAEKNYNKVKAIVGSEIVGELIDLELGKSGISVFEPTPEMAFLKTKIIRGHYIYSQAESLAISVIDAEAALIGVANIKYKYPVKIGDRLVAKAEVTRKRGNKYFVWVMIKVKDREVFRGKFILVSLESDSTEKEVQQP from the coding sequence GTGGCCACGAAGCTTAGTAAAAGAGATAGACTAAAAAAATTAAAAATTGAAATCGAAAAATATCCATTTTATACTGATGACGAATTAGCTGATTTGTTTTCGGTTAGCGTTCAGACGATAAGGCTGGATAGAATGGAATTAGGTATTCCAGAGCTTAGAGAAAGAATAAAGAACGTTGCTGAAAAAAATTATAACAAGGTAAAAGCAATAGTAGGCAGCGAAATAGTAGGTGAGCTTATCGATTTAGAGTTAGGAAAAAGCGGAATATCTGTTTTCGAGCCTACGCCTGAAATGGCTTTTTTAAAGACGAAAATTATAAGAGGGCATTACATATATTCACAAGCAGAGTCTTTGGCGATATCTGTTATCGATGCTGAGGCTGCATTGATAGGTGTTGCAAATATAAAGTATAAATATCCAGTCAAGATAGGTGATAGGCTTGTCGCAAAAGCAGAAGTAACCAGAAAAAGAGGAAATAAATATTTTGTATGGGTTATGATTAAAGTGAAAGATAGAGAAGTGTTCAGAGGCAAATTTATATTAGTATCTTTAGAAAGCGATAGCACCGAAAAGGAGGTGCAACAACCTTGA
- the rsmD gene encoding 16S rRNA (guanine(966)-N(2))-methyltransferase RsmD → MILRVISGMAKGRKLKCPPGRAIRPTSDMVKESLFNIISADIYDSIFLDLFSGTGSIGIEALSRGANICYFVEKVYNNIKYINDNVKLLGSIDSAVILHMDALHALDYFNKNNIKFDFIYIDPPYYNNLYVEPLNKISEYELLNTDGYAIVEHHKNDFLEERYGSLQKFRMKKYGETILTFFKEATDEYSSISR, encoded by the coding sequence GTGATTTTGAGGGTTATATCTGGTATGGCTAAAGGCAGAAAATTAAAATGCCCACCTGGAAGGGCAATTAGGCCTACGTCTGACATGGTTAAAGAATCGCTTTTCAATATAATAAGTGCTGACATATACGATTCTATATTTTTAGATTTATTTTCTGGAACAGGTAGTATAGGTATTGAAGCATTAAGTAGAGGAGCTAATATTTGCTACTTTGTAGAAAAAGTATATAATAATATTAAATACATAAATGATAATGTTAAATTGCTTGGCTCTATTGATAGTGCAGTGATTTTGCATATGGATGCATTGCATGCTTTAGATTATTTTAATAAGAATAATATTAAGTTTGATTTTATATACATTGATCCGCCGTATTACAATAACTTGTATGTTGAACCGTTAAATAAAATAAGTGAATATGAGTTATTGAATACTGATGGTTACGCAATTGTTGAGCATCATAAAAATGATTTTTTAGAAGAAAGGTACGGCAGCTTGCAAAAATTTAGGATGAAAAAATATGGAGAAACGATATTAACATTTTTTAAGGAGGCAACAGATGAATATAGCAGTATATCCAGGTAG
- the ylbJ gene encoding sporulation integral membrane protein YlbJ translates to METSRGGTTLKGDKTKALSIVFVLFLVISIIIFPKNSLAAAKSGINLWLFTVFPALLPFFIGSEMLVQLGFVKMLGKFLEPIMRPIFNVSGNGGFAMAVGYTSGYPVGAQIIKRLWEEKLLNTAEAERLMTFCNNSGPLFMLGVVAMGMFNSSTIGYIIMLSNYLAAITTGIIFRNYNIENKNLKSSEYHNIRQSNPDDLIANFGEILGSAVKYSMNTMIMIGGYIITFSVLIEFLKVYGLIDAIEKVITPIFEAIGFNKNLIAGYLSGLMEITIGSNMISQATAPLYQKVILISSILAWGGLSTHGQVIGVINNTKINYLPYLIAKAIHSLFAALFSFVFLKFINIDNITATEAFYQGNMKSMISIFEISSLMFIISLLSVIFLVILISMTNKEA, encoded by the coding sequence ATGGAAACTTCAAGGGGGGGGACAACATTGAAAGGAGATAAAACAAAAGCTTTATCGATTGTGTTTGTCTTATTTCTCGTTATTTCAATTATAATATTCCCAAAAAATTCGCTTGCTGCTGCAAAGTCAGGAATCAATCTATGGCTTTTTACAGTATTCCCAGCGTTACTTCCCTTTTTCATCGGATCTGAAATGCTGGTACAATTAGGATTTGTCAAAATGCTTGGTAAATTTTTAGAGCCTATAATGCGTCCAATATTCAATGTTTCTGGCAACGGTGGTTTTGCAATGGCTGTTGGATACACATCTGGGTATCCTGTTGGTGCGCAAATAATAAAAAGATTGTGGGAAGAAAAACTTTTAAATACAGCCGAAGCTGAAAGGTTAATGACATTTTGCAACAACTCTGGACCACTATTTATGTTAGGCGTAGTCGCCATGGGGATGTTTAATAGCTCTACAATTGGTTATATAATAATGTTGTCAAATTATTTAGCAGCAATTACTACTGGTATAATTTTTAGAAATTATAATATCGAAAATAAAAATTTAAAAAGTTCAGAATACCATAATATTCGTCAAAGCAATCCTGATGATTTAATAGCTAATTTTGGAGAAATCTTAGGAAGTGCAGTTAAATACTCCATGAACACGATGATCATGATAGGTGGTTATATTATAACATTTTCAGTTTTAATAGAATTTCTAAAGGTATACGGTTTAATAGACGCTATAGAAAAGGTTATTACACCGATATTTGAAGCAATTGGTTTTAACAAAAATTTGATTGCTGGATATCTAAGCGGCTTAATGGAGATCACGATAGGTTCCAATATGATTAGCCAAGCAACAGCACCATTATACCAAAAGGTCATACTAATAAGCTCAATTTTAGCATGGGGTGGCCTATCAACGCATGGACAAGTAATAGGTGTCATTAATAACACCAAGATAAACTACTTACCGTATTTAATTGCAAAGGCTATTCATAGCCTTTTTGCTGCATTGTTTTCCTTTGTCTTTTTGAAATTTATAAACATTGACAATATAACAGCTACAGAAGCTTTCTATCAGGGTAATATGAAGAGTATGATAAGCATATTTGAGATATCTTCACTTATGTTTATAATTTCACTTTTATCTGTTATTTTTCTTGTCATCCTAATTTCCATGACAAACAAAGAGGCATGA
- a CDS encoding acetate/propionate family kinase, giving the protein MKILVINCGSSSLKYQLIESTDGNVLAKGLAERIGINDSLLTHNANGEKIKIKKDMKDHKDAIKLVLDALVNSDYGVIKDMSEIDAVGHRVVHGGESFTSSVLINDEVLKAITDCIELAPLHNPANIEGIKACQQIMPDVPMVAVFDTAFHQTMPDYAYLYPIPYEYYTKYRIRRYGFHGTSHKYVSNRAAEILNRPIEDLKIITCHLGNGSSIAAVKYGKSIDTSMGFTPLEGLAMGTRSGNIDPSIISYLMEKEKISAEEVVNILNKKSGVYGISGISSDFRDLEDAAFKNGDERAQLALNVFTYRVKKTIGAYAAAMGGVDAIVFTAGVGENGPEIREFILDGLEFLGFSLDKEKNKVRGKETIISTPNSKVSVMVVPTNEEYMIAKDTEKIVKSIK; this is encoded by the coding sequence ATGAAAATACTGGTTATTAATTGCGGAAGCTCTTCACTGAAATATCAACTAATTGAATCTACTGATGGAAATGTGCTGGCGAAAGGTCTTGCCGAAAGGATCGGCATAAATGATTCTCTATTGACGCATAACGCTAATGGAGAAAAAATCAAGATAAAAAAAGACATGAAAGATCACAAAGACGCAATAAAATTAGTTTTAGATGCTTTGGTAAACAGTGATTATGGTGTTATAAAGGATATGTCTGAAATAGATGCTGTAGGCCATAGAGTTGTTCACGGAGGAGAATCTTTTACTTCATCAGTCCTAATAAATGATGAAGTGTTAAAAGCAATAACAGATTGCATAGAATTAGCTCCACTGCATAATCCTGCTAACATAGAGGGTATTAAAGCTTGCCAGCAAATCATGCCAGACGTTCCAATGGTGGCAGTATTTGATACAGCTTTTCATCAGACAATGCCTGATTATGCATATCTTTATCCAATACCTTATGAATACTACACAAAGTACAGAATAAGAAGATATGGATTTCATGGTACGTCGCATAAATATGTTTCAAATAGGGCTGCAGAGATTTTAAATAGGCCTATTGAAGATTTGAAAATTATAACATGTCATCTTGGAAATGGTTCCAGCATTGCTGCCGTCAAATATGGTAAATCAATTGACACAAGCATGGGATTTACGCCATTAGAAGGTTTGGCTATGGGTACACGATCTGGAAACATAGATCCGTCTATCATTTCTTATCTTATGGAAAAGGAAAAGATAAGCGCTGAAGAAGTGGTAAATATATTAAACAAAAAATCCGGCGTTTATGGCATTTCAGGAATAAGCAGCGATTTTAGAGATTTAGAAGATGCTGCGTTTAAAAATGGTGATGAAAGAGCTCAGCTTGCTTTAAATGTATTTACGTATCGAGTAAAGAAAACGATCGGCGCTTATGCAGCAGCTATGGGAGGCGTTGATGCCATTGTATTTACAGCAGGCGTTGGTGAAAATGGACCGGAGATACGAGAATTTATACTTGATGGATTAGAGTTCTTAGGGTTTAGTTTGGATAAGGAAAAAAATAAGGTGAGAGGTAAAGAAACTATTATATCTACGCCAAATTCAAAAGTTAGCGTGATGGTTGTCCCGACTAATGAAGAATACATGATTGCTAAAGACACTGAAAAGATTGTAAAGAGTATAAAATAG
- a CDS encoding DegV family protein, translating to MGKIAIVTDSVSDIPDDIVKLYDIYVVPLTVDIDGISYKDGVDIKKDEFYDLINSGKMPNTSQVSPIEFMDVFSDLLKSYDEIICILMSSKLSGTYQSALLAKDNLKNQNITVIDSKNFSLGEGFIVIEAGKMACNGNTSDEIIARVTNMIPKISYTMIFDSLDYLYKGGRLKKTQAILGSILNIKPILVNNDGELEIKDKVRGRKNAIKWIINYMRETKVDFTKKEIGLLHTDREEFMLEIENAIRNEFGATNFIRNRAGCTVGVHAGPSAVGIFFEFN from the coding sequence ATGGGAAAGATAGCCATAGTGACAGATAGTGTATCTGATATTCCAGATGATATTGTAAAACTATATGATATATATGTTGTGCCGCTGACAGTTGATATTGATGGTATATCTTATAAAGACGGAGTAGATATAAAAAAAGATGAATTTTACGATTTGATAAATTCTGGGAAAATGCCTAACACTTCACAAGTATCACCTATTGAATTTATGGATGTTTTTAGTGATTTGTTGAAAAGTTATGATGAAATAATCTGTATTTTAATGTCATCAAAATTAAGTGGTACATATCAGTCAGCATTGTTGGCTAAAGACAATTTAAAAAATCAAAACATAACAGTGATTGATTCTAAAAATTTTTCTTTAGGCGAGGGATTTATTGTCATCGAAGCTGGAAAAATGGCGTGCAATGGCAACACCAGTGATGAGATAATTGCCAGAGTGACAAACATGATACCAAAAATTAGCTATACAATGATCTTTGATTCGTTGGATTATCTTTACAAAGGAGGACGATTAAAAAAGACGCAGGCGATTTTAGGAAGTATTTTAAATATTAAGCCAATACTGGTTAATAATGATGGCGAATTAGAAATAAAGGACAAGGTTAGAGGTCGAAAAAATGCTATAAAATGGATTATAAATTATATGAGAGAGACTAAAGTCGATTTTACTAAAAAAGAGATTGGGCTTTTACATACTGATAGGGAAGAGTTTATGTTAGAAATTGAGAATGCAATTCGCAACGAATTTGGTGCAACTAATTTTATAAGAAATAGGGCCGGTTGCACAGTCGGAGTTCATGCTGGACCGTCTGCTGTTGGAATATTTTTTGAATTTAATTAA
- the pta gene encoding phosphate acetyltransferase, with protein sequence MSIIQSIIEKAKSDKKKIVLPEGAEPRTLKAAEIVLKEGIADLVLLGNEDEIKSAAKDLDISKAEIIDPVKSEMFDRYANYFYELRKSKGITLEKARETIKDNIYFGCMMVKDGYADGLVSGAIHATADLLRPAFQIIKTAPGAKIVSSFFIMEVPNCEYGENGVFLFADCAVNPSPNAEELASIAVQSANTAKNLLGFEPKVAMLSFSTKGSASHELVDKVRKATEIAKDLMPDVAIDGELQLDAALVKEVAELKAPGSKVAGCANVLIFPDLQAGNIGYKLVQRLAKANAIGPITQGMGAPVNDLSRGCSYRDIVDVIATTAVQAQ encoded by the coding sequence ATGAGTATTATTCAAAGTATCATTGAAAAAGCCAAAAGTGACAAAAAGAAAATTGTTCTGCCGGAAGGTGCGGAACCAAGGACATTAAAGGCTGCTGAGATAGTCCTAAAAGAGGGAATCGCAGATTTAGTGCTTCTGGGAAATGAGGACGAGATAAAAAGTGCAGCAAAAGATTTGGACATATCCAAAGCAGAAATCATTGACCCTGTAAAGTCTGAAATGTTTGATAGGTATGCTAATTATTTTTATGAATTAAGAAAGAGTAAAGGAATTACTTTAGAAAAAGCCAGAGAAACAATCAAAGATAATATTTATTTTGGATGTATGATGGTTAAAGATGGTTATGCTGATGGATTGGTATCTGGTGCTATTCATGCTACTGCAGATTTATTAAGACCCGCATTTCAGATAATTAAAACGGCTCCAGGTGCAAAGATAGTATCAAGCTTTTTTATAATGGAAGTACCTAATTGCGAATATGGTGAAAATGGTGTATTTTTGTTTGCTGATTGTGCAGTTAATCCATCACCTAATGCAGAAGAACTTGCTTCTATTGCTGTACAATCTGCTAATACTGCGAAGAATTTGTTGGGCTTTGAACCAAAAGTTGCGATGCTTTCATTTTCCACAAAAGGCAGTGCATCACATGAATTAGTAGATAAGGTAAGAAAAGCGACAGAGATAGCAAAGGATTTGATGCCAGATGTTGCTATCGACGGTGAATTGCAATTAGATGCTGCTCTTGTTAAAGAAGTTGCAGAGTTAAAAGCTCCAGGAAGCAAAGTTGCAGGATGTGCAAATGTGCTTATATTCCCTGACTTACAAGCTGGCAACATAGGATATAAGCTTGTGCAGAGGTTAGCTAAGGCAAATGCAATTGGACCGATAACACAAGGAATGGGTGCACCAGTTAACGATTTATCAAGAGGATGCAGTTATAGAGATATTGTCGATGTAATAGCAACAACAGCTGTACAAGCTCAATAA
- a CDS encoding nucleotidyltransferase produces MSVLGLIVEYNPLHNGHIYHIKKSIEMTKADFVVAVMSGNFVQRGIPSIIDKWSRTESALLSGIDLVIELPTIYAVSTAEKFAYGAIKLLDSLHIVDYISFGSEHGFIDELYQISKFLLDEPEDYKSLLKNYLKSGITYAKAREVALSKYFGRTIDNIIGNPNNILGIEYIKSLIKLNSNIKPLTLKRFGPGYNSLETVESFASATYLRKAINDKNYSILEKYMPQYSLEILKNCIAEGHGPVNLDDFAKIVVYRLRNDASVKDVFDVTEGLENRIKKASSLYNNLSDIIGYIKTKRYTESRIRRIMMHVLLDIDSSIYLKFDGPNYIRILGATKKGLKLLREIKNKASIPIITKVSEYNKILSNVEMFEIDLKATDIYTLAYTNEPVSSLDFTKKFIVK; encoded by the coding sequence ATGAGCGTATTAGGTTTAATTGTAGAATACAATCCACTTCACAATGGACATATATATCACATAAAAAAATCTATCGAAATGACAAAAGCAGACTTTGTGGTAGCAGTAATGAGCGGCAATTTTGTGCAGCGTGGCATTCCTTCTATAATAGATAAGTGGTCAAGAACGGAATCAGCACTATTATCCGGAATAGATTTAGTCATTGAGTTACCTACAATATACGCCGTTTCCACTGCAGAAAAATTTGCATACGGTGCAATAAAATTACTTGATTCATTACACATCGTTGATTACATATCGTTTGGAAGCGAACATGGCTTTATTGACGAATTATACCAAATATCAAAATTTCTGTTAGATGAACCAGAAGACTATAAATCGCTTTTGAAAAATTATTTAAAAAGCGGCATCACATATGCAAAGGCACGTGAAGTAGCATTATCAAAATATTTTGGAAGGACCATTGACAATATTATCGGAAATCCAAATAACATACTTGGAATTGAATACATAAAAAGCTTAATCAAGTTAAACAGCAATATTAAACCTTTGACATTAAAAAGATTTGGACCAGGCTATAATTCTCTGGAAACAGTAGAATCTTTTGCAAGTGCTACATATCTTAGAAAAGCCATAAACGATAAAAATTATTCTATATTAGAAAAATATATGCCACAATATTCTCTTGAAATTTTAAAAAATTGCATTGCAGAAGGTCATGGTCCCGTTAATTTAGACGATTTTGCTAAAATAGTAGTTTATCGTTTGAGAAATGATGCATCAGTAAAAGATGTTTTTGACGTTACAGAAGGCTTAGAAAATCGTATAAAAAAAGCCTCATCTCTTTACAATAATTTAAGCGACATAATCGGCTACATCAAAACTAAAAGGTATACCGAAAGCAGAATAAGGCGAATAATGATGCACGTCTTATTGGATATTGATTCAAGCATTTATTTAAAATTTGATGGGCCAAATTATATAAGAATATTAGGCGCCACTAAGAAAGGTTTAAAATTGCTTAGAGAAATTAAAAACAAAGCAAGCATACCAATTATTACTAAAGTTTCTGAATATAACAAAATCCTGTCTAACGTAGAAATGTTTGAAATAGATTTAAAAGCAACAGACATATATACGCTTGCATATACAAATGAACCAGTTTCAAGTTTGGATTTTACTAAAAAGTTTATAGTAAAATAA
- the coaD gene encoding pantetheine-phosphate adenylyltransferase: MNIAVYPGSFDPVTNGHLDVIKRAAKVFDKLIVAVLVNPSKTPMFSLEERVEMLKEVTADIENVEIDSFSGLLIEYLEKVNSKIIVKGLRMVSDFEYEFQMALINKKLNPEVETIFFMTSNKYGYLSSSIVKEVARFGGFLSDLVPDSVIEKILQKIKD, from the coding sequence ATGAATATAGCAGTATATCCAGGTAGTTTTGATCCTGTTACAAATGGGCATTTAGATGTTATAAAAAGAGCAGCAAAAGTTTTCGATAAATTAATTGTAGCGGTGCTTGTTAATCCATCTAAAACTCCTATGTTTTCATTGGAAGAACGAGTAGAGATGTTAAAAGAAGTAACTGCTGACATTGAAAATGTGGAAATTGATAGTTTTTCTGGTTTGCTTATAGAATATTTAGAAAAAGTCAATTCAAAGATTATTGTAAAAGGACTGCGAATGGTTTCAGACTTTGAATACGAATTTCAGATGGCTTTGATAAACAAAAAGTTAAATCCGGAAGTTGAAACTATATTTTTTATGACAAGCAATAAATATGGATATCTAAGTTCCAGCATAGTTAAAGAAGTAGCAAGGTTTGGGGGGTTCTTATCGGATCTCGTTCCAGATTCAGTAATTGAAAAGATATTACAAAAAATTAAAGATTAA
- a CDS encoding alpha/beta-type small acid-soluble spore protein — protein MAAGSETKNPLVVREAKQAMSKWKYEIASELGINPPADGYWGTLTSRDCGAVGGHMVKKMIQMAESQIANNGTLK, from the coding sequence ATGGCAGCAGGTTCAGAGACAAAAAATCCTCTTGTAGTAAGAGAAGCTAAGCAAGCTATGAGCAAATGGAAATACGAAATAGCAAGCGAACTTGGAATAAATCCTCCAGCCGATGGTTATTGGGGCACACTTACATCCCGTGATTGCGGCGCTGTAGGTGGTCACATGGTGAAAAAAATGATCCAAATGGCTGAAAGCCAAATCGCTAATAATGGAACATTGAAGTAA